A genome region from Nitrospirota bacterium includes the following:
- a CDS encoding cupin domain-containing protein, with protein sequence MISKRKKDPLPADAAPSCDWTSPPVKGKERRKRAGSGPAERDRIHRCRPGCRWSGVKTERYKQKDGGWSSIVRKVLVGNKGEATKFHLRYFEIAPGGYSSLEQHRHAHVVIGVRGKGKVRMGKRLYAIGHLDTVYIGPDTVHQLTNPYDEPFGFFCIVDARRDRPRPVEDKTGKKR encoded by the coding sequence ATGATATCAAAAAGAAAGAAAGATCCCCTTCCGGCAGACGCAGCACCCTCCTGCGATTGGACGAGTCCGCCTGTAAAAGGGAAAGAACGGCGGAAGCGCGCCGGCTCCGGGCCCGCGGAAAGAGACCGGATCCACCGCTGCCGCCCCGGCTGCCGGTGGAGCGGCGTAAAGACCGAGCGCTATAAGCAGAAGGACGGCGGGTGGTCGTCGATCGTCAGGAAGGTGCTCGTCGGCAACAAGGGCGAGGCGACGAAGTTCCATCTGCGCTATTTCGAGATCGCTCCCGGCGGCTACAGCAGCCTCGAACAGCACCGCCACGCGCATGTCGTGATCGGTGTCCGCGGCAAGGGGAAGGTGCGCATGGGGAAGCGGCTCTATGCAATCGGTCATCTCGATACCGTCTACATCGGACCCGATACGGTCCACCAGCTCACCAACCCTTACGACGAGCCCTTCGGCTTTTTCTGCATCGTCGATGCCAGGAGAGACAGACCGAGGCCGGTAGAAGACAAGACCGGCAAAAAGCGGTAA
- a CDS encoding chemotaxis protein, with protein MAQNPGALPEVLKVGANEMELVVFRMYSTLPDGTPEVLDYGVNVAKVREIIPMPTVTKVPDMPAYAEALAEVRGEVIPIVNLGQWMRIEAPAAMEIRPKVIVLEMLGTTVGMIVHDVERIRRIKWDQIKPPPSLLQAKHSGRVTGVTKLDDETESLLLILDLESIISEMGGFVPKHEIALEEIEQVEKRKLKGTVLIADDSGVARRILKDTLENAGLHVIEAQDGKQALDILNDFLPRIGDQPITNFVQLIISDVEMPEMDGLTFTKNVKNNAKLQIIPIIINTSLSGDENKEKAKSVGAEGYLVKFDVTKLLREVSRCIKVN; from the coding sequence ATGGCTCAGAATCCCGGTGCCTTGCCGGAGGTCTTGAAGGTCGGAGCGAACGAGATGGAGCTGGTGGTCTTCAGGATGTACAGCACCCTTCCTGACGGGACCCCCGAGGTGCTCGACTACGGCGTCAATGTGGCGAAGGTGCGGGAGATCATCCCCATGCCGACGGTGACCAAGGTCCCTGACATGCCCGCCTATGCCGAGGCATTGGCCGAAGTGCGCGGAGAGGTCATCCCCATCGTGAATCTCGGCCAATGGATGAGGATAGAGGCCCCTGCTGCGATGGAGATCCGTCCGAAAGTGATCGTGCTCGAGATGCTCGGGACCACCGTCGGGATGATCGTCCATGACGTCGAGCGCATCAGGAGAATCAAGTGGGACCAGATAAAGCCGCCGCCGTCGCTCCTCCAGGCGAAGCACAGCGGCAGGGTGACCGGAGTGACCAAGCTCGACGACGAGACCGAGTCGCTGCTCCTCATCCTCGACCTCGAGAGCATCATCTCCGAGATGGGCGGCTTTGTGCCCAAGCACGAAATAGCCCTCGAAGAGATCGAGCAGGTGGAGAAGAGGAAGCTGAAAGGGACCGTGCTCATCGCCGACGATTCCGGCGTCGCACGAAGAATTCTGAAGGATACCCTCGAGAATGCGGGCCTCCATGTCATCGAGGCGCAGGACGGCAAGCAGGCATTGGACATCCTGAACGACTTCCTGCCGAGGATCGGCGACCAGCCTATCACCAATTTCGTCCAGCTCATCATCTCCGATGTCGAGATGCCCGAGATGGACGGTCTCACCTTCACCAAGAATGTGAAGAACAACGCCAAGCTCCAGATCATCCCGATCATCATCAATACCTCGTTGAGCGGCGATGAAAACAAGGAGAAGGCGAAGAGCGTCGGCGCTGAAGGCTACCTGGTGAAGTTCGATGTCACCAAGCTCCTGCGCGAAGTATCGCGGTGTATTAAGGTGAATTAG
- a CDS encoding zinc-binding dehydrogenase has product MKVARLYSFTDIRIEDMPVPKVGPRDALIKTKACGICSGDVMPWYIEKKAPLVIGHEPAGEIVELGKELSAVSSQPPAFSVGDRVFVHHHAPCLSCACCERGDHVQCSTWRTTKIVPGGIAEYVLIPETNLRHDTIRLPEGVSYEDGTLVEPTACVVKSLRRAAVRPGDTMLVIGLGVMGQMHVLLARAFGAKRVIGTDMIPSRLRKALELGADHVIDVSKEDMIARVRELTGGRMADIVIVGPNSAAVMETGIAAAAPGGSVVLFTPAKPGEMLTVDPNHLYFNDISLVTSYSCGPTDTKEALEFIRKGFVTADKLVTHRFGIDETAQAYKLTAEARDSLKCLVTFGG; this is encoded by the coding sequence ATGAAAGTCGCCAGGCTCTACAGCTTTACGGATATTCGCATCGAGGACATGCCTGTCCCTAAAGTCGGACCGCGTGATGCATTGATAAAAACGAAGGCGTGCGGCATCTGTTCGGGGGATGTGATGCCGTGGTATATCGAGAAGAAGGCGCCTCTGGTGATCGGGCATGAGCCGGCAGGGGAGATCGTCGAGCTGGGGAAAGAGCTGTCAGCCGTCAGCTCTCAGCCACCGGCGTTCAGTGTCGGTGACCGGGTCTTCGTGCACCACCATGCGCCGTGCCTCTCCTGCGCCTGCTGCGAGCGGGGCGACCATGTGCAGTGCTCGACCTGGCGCACGACGAAGATCGTCCCCGGCGGCATCGCCGAATACGTGCTCATTCCCGAGACGAATCTCAGGCACGATACGATCAGGCTTCCCGAAGGGGTGAGCTATGAGGACGGCACGCTCGTGGAGCCCACGGCATGCGTGGTGAAGTCGCTGCGGCGGGCGGCGGTCAGGCCCGGAGATACGATGCTCGTCATCGGCCTCGGCGTCATGGGCCAGATGCATGTACTCCTCGCACGGGCCTTTGGGGCGAAGCGGGTCATCGGCACGGACATGATACCGTCCAGATTACGGAAGGCGCTCGAGCTCGGCGCAGATCATGTCATCGATGTGTCAAAGGAGGATATGATCGCCAGGGTGCGTGAGCTGACAGGCGGCCGCATGGCGGATATCGTTATCGTCGGGCCGAACAGCGCTGCGGTCATGGAGACCGGCATAGCGGCAGCGGCGCCGGGAGGGTCGGTGGTCCTCTTCACCCCGGCCAAGCCGGGCGAGATGCTGACCGTCGATCCCAACCACCTCTACTTCAACGACATCAGCCTGGTGACAAGCTACTCGTGCGGTCCTACCGATACGAAAGAAGCGTTGGAGTTTATCAGGAAGGGATTCGTTACAGCGGACAAGCTCGTGACCCACCGCTTCGGCATCGACGAGACGGCGCAGGCGTATAAACTGACCGCCGAAGCGCGCGACTCGCTGAAGTGCCTCGTCACCTTCGGCGGCTGA
- a CDS encoding integron integrase, with translation MAKSSDVNNNLLPEFQKFLAERKLAPEKNIPFLAYWVSRFFVFARRLERSVTEYDEIAVQEFIETLRSDKRVLEWQPKQASDALRLYYFNYLGKTGGQTAGAARIADRDSAFRETRRLIRLKHYSYSTERTYLQWIERFFSYALESDDKKIDDLSSADFKNFLSHLALKQRVSSSTQNQAFNAILFLFRYVLNKETEHLGDTVRAKRGQKLPVVLTVEEMGQLFRHMTGTNLLIAELLYGAGLRLMELARLRVQDIDLDANTIFIRSGKGDKDRTTMLPVAVKERLREHLKKVKALHDKDVAAGHGAVFLPDALERKYPDAAKEWRWQYVFPSSKLSVDPRGGKVGRHHISDKSIQLALRDALRQAGIVKHATVHTLRHSFATHLLQNGINIREVQSLLGHKNVETTMIYTHVLRNMANAPQSPLDVLYGESK, from the coding sequence ATGGCAAAATCGTCTGATGTTAATAATAACCTCCTTCCTGAGTTTCAAAAGTTCCTTGCGGAAAGAAAGCTTGCCCCTGAAAAAAATATCCCGTTTCTCGCTTATTGGGTAAGCAGGTTTTTCGTATTTGCCCGCAGGCTTGAGCGCTCAGTGACGGAGTATGATGAAATAGCGGTTCAGGAGTTTATCGAGACCCTGCGGTCGGACAAACGTGTTCTTGAGTGGCAGCCGAAGCAGGCAAGCGATGCACTGAGGCTTTATTATTTCAATTATCTCGGCAAAACCGGCGGTCAGACCGCGGGCGCAGCAAGGATCGCGGATAGAGATAGCGCTTTCAGAGAGACAAGGCGCTTGATAAGGTTGAAGCATTATTCGTACAGTACCGAACGAACATACCTTCAGTGGATCGAGCGTTTCTTCTCTTATGCCCTTGAATCTGACGACAAGAAAATAGATGATTTGTCATCGGCAGATTTCAAAAATTTCCTGAGCCATCTTGCGCTTAAGCAAAGAGTATCTTCTTCTACTCAAAACCAGGCCTTCAACGCGATTCTGTTTCTCTTTCGCTATGTACTTAACAAGGAGACAGAACATCTCGGCGATACCGTCAGAGCGAAACGCGGACAGAAGCTCCCGGTTGTGCTTACCGTAGAAGAGATGGGACAGTTGTTCAGGCATATGACCGGGACCAATCTACTGATTGCCGAGCTGCTCTACGGGGCCGGGCTTCGCCTTATGGAGCTCGCCCGGTTGCGGGTGCAGGATATTGACCTTGATGCAAACACGATCTTTATCCGCAGTGGCAAGGGTGACAAGGACCGCACGACAATGCTTCCAGTAGCGGTGAAGGAGCGATTGAGAGAGCATCTGAAGAAGGTAAAGGCGCTTCACGACAAGGACGTTGCCGCCGGACATGGAGCGGTCTTTCTGCCGGATGCGCTTGAACGGAAATACCCTGATGCCGCTAAAGAATGGCGGTGGCAATATGTTTTCCCCTCGTCCAAGCTTTCTGTAGATCCGAGAGGCGGCAAGGTCGGGCGACATCACATCAGCGATAAATCCATTCAACTTGCACTCAGAGATGCGCTGCGGCAGGCAGGTATAGTTAAGCATGCAACAGTCCATACGCTGAGACACAGCTTTGCTACGCATCTGCTTCAGAACGGTATCAATATCAGAGAGGTCCAGAGCCTCCTTGGGCATAAAAATGTTGAAACGACTATGATCTATACTCATGTCCTTCGTAACATGGCAAATGCGCCTCAGAGTCCATTGGATGTACTTTATGGAGAGAGCAAATGA